The Humulus lupulus chromosome 3, drHumLupu1.1, whole genome shotgun sequence genome window below encodes:
- the LOC133823461 gene encoding uncharacterized protein LOC133823461 isoform X1, whose translation MESKLESLVCVSWLGSTWLGSISMGKDGVDVGSMGKDGADIGLVLTGRGMEVEDMGPVGEDIGSVSDIGSVSTGRGVEVEDMGPIGEDEEDIGSVSAEENNTCILFDLKNTLRINI comes from the exons ATGGAATCAAAGTTGGAATCACTTGTCTGCGTTTCATGGCTGGGATCAACATGGTTAGGCTCAATTTCAATGGGTAAGGATGGTGTAGATGTAGGCTCAATGGGTAAGGATGGTGCAGATATAGGCTTAGTTTTGACTGGAAGAGGGATGGAAGTTGAGGATATGGGTCCAGTAGGAGAGGATATAGGCTCTGTTTCAGATATAGGCTCAGTTTCGACTGGAAGAGGGGTGGAAGTTGAGGATATGGGTCCAATAGGAGAGGATGAAGAGGATATAGGCTCTGTTTCAGCGGAA GAGAATAACACTTGTATCCTTTTTGATTTGAAGAATACCCTAAGAATAAACATTTGA
- the LOC133823461 gene encoding uncharacterized protein LOC133823461 isoform X2, with product MESKLESLVCVSWLGSTWLGSISMGKDGVDVGSMGKDGADIGLVLTGRGMEVEDMGPVGEDIGSVSDIGSVSTGRGVEVEDMGPIGEDEEDIGSVSAENTLRINI from the exons ATGGAATCAAAGTTGGAATCACTTGTCTGCGTTTCATGGCTGGGATCAACATGGTTAGGCTCAATTTCAATGGGTAAGGATGGTGTAGATGTAGGCTCAATGGGTAAGGATGGTGCAGATATAGGCTTAGTTTTGACTGGAAGAGGGATGGAAGTTGAGGATATGGGTCCAGTAGGAGAGGATATAGGCTCTGTTTCAGATATAGGCTCAGTTTCGACTGGAAGAGGGGTGGAAGTTGAGGATATGGGTCCAATAGGAGAGGATGAAGAGGATATAGGCTCTGTTTCAGCGGAA AATACCCTAAGAATAAACATTTGA